The following proteins come from a genomic window of Enterococcus gilvus ATCC BAA-350:
- a CDS encoding carbohydrate deacetylase, producing MGKVIFNSDDFGYSYGVNYGIMDAYQRGILTSTTLMANMPGFEHAVKLKKDLPNLGVGVHLTLTCGKPLLKNVESLMDGDKFKNLSFYTQPFKVDGDQLYQEWNEQIQKVYRAGIFPTHLDSHHHTHTFGMNQEIIIALAKKYDLPVRGNFEKKNEVRHVDYFEPHFDDVGEAVIEKRQIDCSVEEYLERLLSILRAHKTIEVMCHTAYLDQALLNGSSFVYPRANQVEFLIHSEFAQLVKEDFSIELITYKDI from the coding sequence ATGGGAAAAGTAATATTCAATTCAGATGATTTCGGCTATAGCTACGGTGTAAATTACGGGATCATGGATGCTTATCAACGAGGTATTTTGACATCAACAACATTAATGGCGAATATGCCAGGGTTCGAACACGCAGTGAAACTAAAAAAAGATTTACCAAATCTTGGAGTTGGCGTCCATCTAACATTGACTTGCGGAAAGCCATTGTTGAAAAATGTTGAGAGTCTGATGGATGGAGATAAGTTTAAGAACCTATCATTTTATACACAACCTTTTAAGGTGGATGGAGACCAGCTCTATCAAGAATGGAATGAACAAATCCAAAAGGTTTATCGTGCTGGAATTTTTCCAACTCATTTAGATAGCCATCACCATACACATACGTTCGGAATGAATCAGGAAATTATCATCGCATTGGCTAAAAAATATGATCTTCCCGTTCGGGGTAATTTTGAGAAAAAAAATGAAGTGCGCCATGTGGATTATTTTGAACCTCATTTTGATGATGTTGGTGAAGCAGTTATTGAGAAACGTCAGATTGATTGCTCAGTAGAGGAGTATTTGGAACGATTACTTTCTATTTTACGTGCACACAAAACAATTGAAGTTATGTGTCACACTGCCTATCTTGATCAAGCACTATTGAATGGATCGAGCTTTGTTTATCCAAGGGCAAATCAAGTAGAATTTTTGATACACTCAGAGTTTGCACAATTGGTCAAAGAAGATTTTTCAATTGAATTAATAACCTATAAGGATATTTAA
- a CDS encoding PRD domain-containing protein, with protein sequence MKVVKKINHNVILIDDDGTEKIAMGKGIGFSASLKQDFDPTRADKFFTLDSKEKTKMFSEMAAQIPIEFIEFSEEIIQFISKRIASPLDSNIYIALTDHIYFAIQRQKEDSQVTAIMLPEMKLLYPEEYTTANEVVSLINQRYNTELGANEVGFITMHIINAELGERNSLNSLKILEMTKTILEDLEKIYGYQFDKESLAYHRMMIHIKFLVKRLIYQEESPTENIGFFINTFKESEPYRTAFAIKQMIEKKFNLAVQENEVIYLAIHLARIQ encoded by the coding sequence ATGAAGGTGGTCAAAAAAATCAATCATAATGTAATTTTAATTGATGACGATGGGACAGAAAAAATCGCTATGGGTAAGGGAATAGGATTTTCTGCTAGCCTCAAACAGGATTTTGATCCAACTCGAGCTGATAAATTTTTCACTTTAGACTCAAAAGAGAAAACGAAAATGTTCAGTGAAATGGCTGCTCAAATCCCAATAGAATTTATTGAGTTTTCTGAAGAAATTATTCAGTTCATTTCAAAAAGAATCGCTTCACCGCTAGACTCGAATATTTATATCGCATTAACCGATCATATTTACTTTGCTATTCAGCGTCAAAAAGAAGATAGCCAAGTAACTGCAATCATGTTACCTGAAATGAAATTACTCTATCCTGAGGAATATACCACAGCCAATGAAGTCGTTAGCTTGATTAATCAGCGCTATAATACAGAGTTAGGCGCTAACGAGGTTGGATTTATCACGATGCATATTATCAATGCTGAACTGGGAGAGCGAAATAGTCTAAATAGTCTAAAGATCTTAGAAATGACAAAAACAATCTTAGAGGATTTAGAGAAAATCTATGGATATCAATTTGATAAGGAATCATTGGCTTACCATCGAATGATGATTCATATTAAATTTTTGGTTAAGCGTTTGATTTATCAGGAGGAATCTCCGACAGAAAATATTGGTTTTTTTATTAATACTTTTAAAGAAAGTGAACCATATCGAACAGCATTTGCAATAAAACAAATGATTGAAAAAAAGTTCAATCTGGCTGTTCAAGAAAATGAGGTCATATACTTGGCGATTCATTTGGCTAGAATTCAATAA
- a CDS encoding Cof-type HAD-IIB family hydrolase, with protein sequence MIKAVAVDMDGTFLNSLNDYDRPRFEELYSKMRENGVRFIVASGNQYYQLRSFFSGDRGITYVSENGALVFNDDGLQQEHHFSKELTKKIMDSLIQSEHELEFVACGIASSYMLKSASEDFKKFARIYSYRLEEVADFDTLPDDPIVKFALDVEVEKTYAIAAHLNETFAGEITAVTSGHGSIDIIIPGVTKGRAIKQLLDEWGIEPNELAAFGDANNDLEMLALTEHSYAMKECSPEVFTTAKNQAPSHNDSGVMQVLEKLVR encoded by the coding sequence ATGATTAAAGCAGTAGCAGTAGACATGGATGGAACCTTTCTGAACAGTTTAAACGACTATGATCGTCCTAGATTTGAGGAACTCTATTCGAAGATGCGGGAAAATGGTGTTCGTTTCATCGTCGCCAGCGGGAATCAATATTACCAGTTACGTTCCTTTTTCAGCGGCGATCGAGGAATCACCTATGTCTCCGAGAACGGGGCACTGGTTTTTAATGATGACGGCTTGCAGCAGGAGCATCATTTTTCTAAAGAGCTGACCAAAAAAATCATGGATTCACTCATTCAGAGCGAACATGAGTTGGAATTTGTTGCCTGTGGGATCGCCTCTTCCTATATGCTAAAAAGTGCCAGTGAAGACTTCAAAAAATTTGCGCGCATCTATAGCTATCGTTTGGAAGAAGTGGCGGATTTCGACACTCTACCAGACGATCCCATCGTAAAATTTGCGTTAGACGTGGAAGTAGAGAAAACATACGCGATCGCGGCCCATCTGAATGAAACCTTCGCAGGAGAAATCACCGCGGTCACCAGTGGACACGGCAGCATCGATATCATCATTCCGGGAGTCACAAAAGGCCGTGCGATCAAGCAATTGCTGGACGAATGGGGCATTGAACCCAATGAATTGGCGGCCTTTGGCGATGCCAACAATGATTTGGAAATGCTCGCATTAACAGAACACAGTTACGCCATGAAAGAATGCAGCCCCGAAGTGTTCACAACGGCAAAAAACCAAGCACCTTCTCATAATGATTCAGGTGTGATGCAGGTGTTGGAAAAATTAGTTAGATAA
- a CDS encoding glycosyltransferase family 2 protein, with amino-acid sequence MDKIAVLIPCYNEEQTIQAVIDDFKAELPEGTIYVYDNNSTDNTYAIAKAAGVKVKKESRQGKGNVVRTMFREIDALCYLLVDGDDTYPAKDARKMCREVLENGADMVTGDRLSSTYFSENKRPFHNSGNVMVRRLINSFFNGNIKDILTGYRALSPLFAKSMPVLSKGFEIETEMNIHALDKNFVIKTVEVDYRDRPTGSESKLNTVSDGVRVIKTIVQLFKDYRPLLFFSALAALLAVGAIGLGTPVFIDYFRTGFVEQMPTLITAGFLMLAALLNLSCGFILDTENKKARQNFELQLNVLHQLLTKKEETND; translated from the coding sequence GTGGATAAAATTGCCGTACTGATCCCCTGCTATAATGAAGAGCAGACGATTCAAGCAGTGATTGACGACTTCAAAGCAGAGCTGCCGGAGGGGACCATTTATGTTTACGATAATAATTCCACCGACAATACCTATGCCATCGCTAAAGCAGCAGGGGTGAAGGTAAAAAAAGAAAGTCGGCAAGGAAAGGGAAATGTCGTACGGACAATGTTTCGTGAAATCGACGCACTATGCTATTTATTAGTGGACGGCGATGATACCTATCCCGCAAAAGATGCCCGCAAGATGTGCCGCGAAGTGCTTGAAAACGGTGCGGACATGGTGACGGGGGATCGCCTCTCTTCAACGTATTTCTCCGAAAACAAGCGTCCCTTTCATAATTCTGGAAATGTCATGGTGCGCCGTCTGATCAATTCTTTCTTCAACGGAAACATCAAAGATATTTTGACCGGGTATCGCGCCTTGAGTCCGCTATTTGCGAAAAGCATGCCCGTTTTGAGCAAGGGTTTTGAGATAGAAACGGAAATGAATATCCACGCGCTGGATAAAAATTTTGTGATCAAAACTGTTGAAGTCGATTACCGTGATCGTCCAACAGGCAGTGAATCAAAATTAAATACAGTCTCAGACGGAGTACGGGTGATCAAAACGATAGTTCAGTTATTTAAAGATTATCGTCCACTTCTGTTTTTTAGTGCATTGGCGGCTCTTTTGGCTGTAGGTGCTATTGGATTGGGCACACCTGTTTTTATCGACTATTTCCGTACAGGGTTCGTTGAGCAAATGCCGACATTGATCACAGCAGGATTTTTAATGCTGGCGGCATTGCTCAACTTGTCCTGCGGATTTATTTTAGATACAGAAAACAAAAAAGCGCGGCAAAATTTTGAATTGCAGTTAAATGTGCTGCATCAATTATTGACGAAAAAGGAGGAAACAAATGATTAA
- a CDS encoding AraC family transcriptional regulator: MFAKELYLDRNLKELMVFPDDAFPFGVWQDDFNDSVGQILNYHWHETIEMNVLLEGTLDYRLNDQQFVLNEGDSVVVFSNSLHGAALQEKNRSAKMLTIVFSTDLLTGGGAGTIYQKYFQSLRDEGFLGRLFEKRTAIGAEMFQRLVELASIEEGTGYELRVLSKLSSIWETVFLHLFQQQKKTLMKRPEKHEKEIKAVMYYIQKNYMKHVTIQTICEATGISRSECFRIFARFTQKKPMEYINDYRMSMAAALLVNTNWPIEQVAKACGFKNASYFGKLFKARFNQTPKYYRKNQRKEDEVSG, from the coding sequence ATGTTTGCGAAAGAGCTTTACTTAGATAGAAATCTGAAAGAACTGATGGTGTTTCCAGACGATGCGTTTCCTTTTGGTGTCTGGCAGGATGATTTTAATGATTCGGTTGGTCAGATATTGAATTACCATTGGCATGAGACGATCGAGATGAATGTGCTACTGGAGGGAACATTGGATTATCGATTGAACGATCAGCAATTTGTTTTAAATGAAGGAGACAGCGTCGTGGTTTTTTCGAATAGCTTGCATGGGGCGGCTTTGCAGGAAAAAAATCGCTCCGCCAAAATGCTGACGATCGTTTTTTCTACGGATCTATTGACCGGCGGTGGTGCGGGAACGATCTACCAAAAATATTTTCAATCATTAAGGGACGAAGGCTTTCTTGGAAGACTGTTCGAGAAGCGAACGGCGATAGGCGCAGAGATGTTTCAGCGATTGGTAGAACTGGCGTCGATCGAAGAAGGAACGGGCTATGAGCTGCGTGTCCTTTCTAAGCTTAGTTCGATCTGGGAAACAGTATTTCTTCATTTATTCCAACAGCAGAAAAAAACGTTGATGAAACGACCAGAAAAACACGAAAAAGAAATCAAAGCAGTGATGTATTACATCCAAAAAAATTATATGAAGCACGTGACGATCCAGACCATTTGTGAAGCGACAGGCATCAGCCGCTCCGAATGCTTTCGCATCTTTGCTCGCTTCACTCAAAAAAAGCCGATGGAATACATCAATGACTACCGAATGTCCATGGCCGCGGCGCTATTGGTGAATACAAATTGGCCCATCGAGCAAGTGGCAAAGGCGTGCGGCTTCAAAAATGCCAGCTATTTCGGAAAGCTGTTTAAAGCACGATTTAATCAAACGCCGAAGTATTATCGAAAAAATCAACGAAAAGAGGACGAAGTAAGTGGATAA
- a CDS encoding short chain dehydrogenase yields MRILIVGGNGTIGQAVVEKLKEKHELILAGRTSGDVHVDLTSVESIEGLFKKVGHVDAIVNASGAATFRGVEEMTPEDNMVAVQSKLLGQINLVLIGQKYLRNDGSITLTTGIMKDDPIPGGASAAMANGGVMAFVKSAAIDFTHGKRINCVSPNVLVESYDDYQDSFKGFVPVPAERVAMAYVKSVEGKQTGQEYQVY; encoded by the coding sequence ATGCGGATCTTGATAGTCGGAGGAAATGGAACGATCGGTCAGGCGGTCGTTGAGAAATTAAAAGAAAAACACGAACTGATCCTGGCGGGGAGAACGAGCGGGGATGTACATGTAGATTTGACTTCGGTGGAAAGTATCGAAGGTCTGTTTAAAAAAGTCGGTCATGTTGATGCGATCGTCAATGCCTCAGGAGCGGCGACCTTTCGTGGGGTAGAGGAGATGACGCCGGAGGACAATATGGTGGCGGTGCAAAGCAAATTACTGGGACAAATCAATCTGGTGTTGATTGGACAGAAGTATTTGCGCAACGACGGCAGCATTACCTTGACGACTGGGATCATGAAGGACGACCCCATTCCTGGCGGTGCCTCTGCGGCCATGGCAAATGGTGGTGTGATGGCCTTCGTAAAATCAGCAGCCATTGATTTTACCCACGGCAAAAGAATCAATTGTGTCAGCCCCAATGTGTTAGTGGAGTCCTACGACGACTACCAAGACTCCTTTAAAGGCTTTGTTCCAGTGCCAGCAGAGCGGGTCGCAATGGCGTATGTAAAAAGCGTCGAAGGCAAACAAACCGGACAAGAATACCAAGTCTATTAA
- a CDS encoding CsbD family protein encodes MANNDELKGKVNEAKGKVTDDESTELKGKIQQGFGKAKDKAKETADDVAGKINKKIDKNKED; translated from the coding sequence ATGGCAAACAACGATGAGCTAAAAGGTAAAGTGAACGAAGCTAAAGGAAAAGTAACCGATGATGAATCAACTGAACTAAAAGGGAAAATCCAACAAGGCTTCGGTAAAGCGAAAGACAAAGCAAAAGAAACAGCAGATGATGTTGCTGGTAAAATCAACAAAAAGATCGACAAGAACAAAGAAGATTAA
- a CDS encoding MalY/PatB family protein, whose protein sequence is MSNFNEQRSRYGTYSTQWDYVQDRFGEKDLLPFSISDTDFMIPDGTIAVLDEAVTKGFFGYTRWNHLDYKESIGHWFKQEFDCSIDPEWCVYSPSVIYSLSVCLQLLSQKGEKVMTFTPCYDAFFNCIGGNQRELLAFSLTNQNEEFTIDFAALAHAFETEKPAIFLLCNPHNPTGRVFTEDELSRLIALCNQYEVAIISDEIHMDVRRPGKQHLPILLFADQIEVPVVLLSSASKTFNSPGLGGSYGIFSDEGLREQFLSVLKGRDGLSSIPYPALLATMDCYRNQKKWVEELNQTVDENFAELKKILDGDPRLRFTIPEATYLGWINIENVPYSMEELQRVLVKQEKVAIMKGETYGPEGATYLRFNLGAPKEKIIDGAERLMRGIRYLDEQ, encoded by the coding sequence TTGAGCAATTTTAACGAGCAGCGTTCGCGCTACGGCACCTATTCTACCCAATGGGATTACGTGCAGGACCGTTTTGGGGAAAAAGACCTGCTGCCGTTTTCTATTTCAGACACCGATTTTATGATTCCCGACGGCACGATCGCCGTTTTGGATGAAGCCGTGACAAAGGGATTTTTCGGCTACACGCGCTGGAATCATCTGGACTATAAAGAAAGCATCGGTCATTGGTTTAAGCAGGAATTTGATTGTTCTATCGATCCAGAATGGTGTGTCTATTCACCAAGTGTGATCTACAGCTTGTCCGTCTGTCTGCAATTACTCAGCCAAAAAGGGGAGAAAGTCATGACCTTCACCCCTTGCTACGATGCCTTTTTCAACTGTATCGGCGGCAATCAGCGAGAACTCCTCGCCTTCTCGCTGACCAATCAGAACGAAGAGTTTACGATCGACTTTGCAGCATTGGCACACGCCTTTGAGACGGAAAAACCGGCGATCTTCCTCCTATGCAATCCCCACAATCCAACTGGGCGGGTGTTTACAGAAGACGAATTGAGTCGTTTGATTGCACTATGCAACCAGTACGAAGTGGCAATCATCAGTGATGAGATCCACATGGATGTCCGCCGACCAGGAAAACAACATTTGCCCATCTTACTGTTTGCCGATCAAATCGAGGTTCCCGTGGTTCTGCTGTCATCCGCGTCTAAAACCTTTAATTCTCCAGGATTGGGCGGCTCCTACGGCATCTTTTCAGATGAAGGATTGCGGGAACAATTCTTAAGTGTATTAAAAGGACGCGACGGCTTGTCTTCGATCCCGTATCCAGCGCTGTTAGCCACGATGGATTGCTACAGAAATCAGAAAAAATGGGTGGAGGAATTGAATCAGACAGTGGATGAAAACTTCGCCGAACTGAAAAAGATTTTGGATGGCGATCCGCGTCTTCGCTTTACGATTCCAGAAGCCACCTATCTAGGGTGGATCAATATTGAAAACGTACCCTATTCAATGGAGGAGCTGCAAAGGGTTTTAGTGAAGCAAGAGAAGGTCGCCATCATGAAAGGCGAGACCTATGGACCAGAAGGAGCCACCTATCTGCGCTTCAACCTCGGTGCTCCAAAAGAAAAAATCATCGACGGGGCAGAACGGTTGATGCGTGGGATTCGGTATTTGGATGAACAATAA
- a CDS encoding M42 family metallopeptidase: MTATDSLLMALSNLDALPGQETQVQQALQEIIDEPATKDAFGNLYFGEVKTKKKTIALYAHMDEVGFFVHRISDDGFVSFYPIGGWWGHVILGQQVRATCRKNGAVLEGIVGTLPKTSHKMAEVVPISEMYIDFGAHSKAELEEAGLQVGDMILPNTTAKKSFNQKKIIGKALDDRVACAVMAQVKNQVETKNIEVIGVGTVQEEAGTRGSKVAAAHVDADINIVIDVANGKDTPKAAEVPNRIQGKGPGLVLADKTALGNIKLIDYCKEVAEENHLPWQYDLLGGGGTDAGSVQLFAGKPTVVFCVPVRYCHSWQSIVEIADVEATIDLLSAVIRSFDEGGIDLEQF; this comes from the coding sequence TTGACTGCAACCGATAGCTTATTAATGGCTCTATCCAATTTAGATGCGTTGCCGGGACAAGAGACGCAGGTGCAGCAGGCGCTGCAAGAAATCATTGATGAACCGGCGACAAAGGACGCCTTTGGGAATCTTTATTTCGGAGAGGTAAAAACAAAAAAGAAAACAATCGCCTTATATGCCCATATGGATGAGGTGGGATTTTTCGTGCATCGCATCAGCGACGACGGGTTTGTCTCTTTTTACCCGATCGGGGGCTGGTGGGGACATGTGATTTTAGGGCAGCAAGTACGGGCGACTTGTCGTAAAAACGGTGCTGTATTAGAAGGAATCGTGGGAACATTGCCCAAAACAAGCCATAAAATGGCAGAAGTCGTACCGATCAGCGAGATGTACATTGATTTTGGTGCCCATTCAAAAGCGGAATTAGAAGAAGCCGGCTTGCAGGTGGGTGACATGATCTTGCCGAATACGACAGCCAAGAAAAGCTTTAACCAAAAGAAAATCATCGGCAAGGCACTGGATGATCGCGTGGCCTGTGCGGTGATGGCGCAAGTCAAAAACCAAGTGGAGACGAAGAATATCGAGGTGATCGGTGTCGGTACAGTCCAAGAAGAAGCAGGAACACGCGGGTCAAAAGTCGCGGCCGCTCACGTGGATGCAGACATCAATATAGTCATCGATGTTGCGAATGGCAAAGATACACCCAAAGCGGCGGAGGTTCCGAACCGCATCCAAGGGAAGGGTCCGGGACTCGTTCTGGCGGATAAAACAGCACTAGGCAACATAAAATTGATCGATTACTGCAAAGAAGTGGCGGAAGAGAATCATCTTCCTTGGCAATACGATTTACTTGGCGGCGGTGGAACAGATGCCGGTTCGGTACAGCTTTTTGCAGGGAAACCAACGGTGGTTTTCTGTGTGCCGGTTCGTTATTGCCATTCATGGCAGTCGATCGTAGAGATCGCTGATGTGGAAGCGACCATTGATTTATTGTCGGCAGTGATCCGATCCTTCGATGAAGGAGGAATCGACCTTGAGCAATTTTAA
- a CDS encoding M24 family metallopeptidase: MNMDALRKRLTEQKLDGLLVTDKINRRYLCGFTGSNGLLVVTEKEARLFVDGRYTKQAQQQTTNVEICEIPVGGDLFSLLRRSVTGLTLGFEAGTISYDTFTGFQSLMAEVGGTLIATRQLVEGLRMIKSESEIRALRKAAALADQTLERILPMIRVGMTELELANEIDYHSKKLGSDGPAFETIVASGERTALPHAHASQKKIAANELLMIDFGTIYQGYYSDITRTFAFGEVKKEIEDTYQKVLAAQKHAIKAVAFGKTLGELDQTARQALEQDELADYFSHNLGHGIGLSCHEYPALAPKETVTIEKNMTFTIEPGVYLPNAEFGIRIEDDIVVNDAGHGERLTHFSKEWMTIDCNR, from the coding sequence ATGAACATGGACGCATTACGAAAACGATTAACAGAACAAAAGCTGGACGGTCTCTTGGTAACGGACAAAATCAATCGCCGCTACTTGTGCGGCTTCACCGGATCGAATGGCCTACTCGTGGTCACAGAAAAAGAGGCGCGGTTGTTTGTGGACGGGCGCTATACCAAACAAGCGCAACAACAAACAACCAATGTAGAAATCTGTGAGATTCCTGTTGGGGGCGATCTCTTTTCCCTGTTGCGGCGATCTGTCACTGGCTTAACGTTGGGGTTTGAAGCGGGCACGATCTCCTATGATACCTTTACAGGCTTCCAGTCATTGATGGCAGAAGTCGGAGGGACACTCATTGCTACGAGACAGCTAGTCGAAGGCCTACGGATGATCAAGTCCGAATCGGAGATCCGCGCATTACGAAAAGCGGCTGCCCTCGCGGATCAGACACTGGAACGCATTTTGCCTATGATTCGCGTCGGCATGACAGAACTAGAGCTGGCGAATGAGATCGACTACCATAGTAAAAAGCTCGGGAGTGACGGTCCTGCGTTTGAAACGATCGTCGCATCGGGGGAGCGGACCGCGTTGCCTCATGCCCATGCCAGTCAGAAAAAAATCGCGGCGAATGAATTGCTCATGATCGACTTTGGTACGATCTATCAAGGCTATTACTCAGATATCACGCGGACGTTTGCTTTTGGCGAAGTGAAAAAAGAAATCGAAGACACCTACCAAAAAGTTTTAGCAGCGCAAAAACACGCGATCAAAGCCGTCGCGTTTGGAAAAACCTTGGGAGAGCTTGACCAGACCGCGCGGCAGGCACTTGAACAAGACGAGCTGGCCGACTATTTCAGTCATAATCTCGGGCACGGCATCGGTCTTTCTTGTCACGAATATCCAGCACTGGCACCAAAGGAAACCGTCACGATCGAAAAAAATATGACCTTCACGATCGAGCCGGGCGTTTATTTGCCGAATGCTGAGTTTGGTATTCGGATCGAAGACGATATCGTAGTGAATGACGCGGGTCACGGAGAACGCTTGACACATTTTAGCAAGGAGTGGATGACAATTGACTGCAACCGATAG
- a CDS encoding PTS sugar transporter subunit IIC, whose product MENPKKQGTFEKVEGFIRKTLVPIANKVDSNPYLTAIKKGMVVMTPVLLLGSIAAIFPSIPEFIKTQAVANWFENYGYIFGIISKVSLGLVGLYAVLAISYFLSEHYKLYTVGSMMLSAIAFLIVAMDVDDNGNIVAAYLDSKGLFTAIFVAIISVKLYQFFTKHKLVIKMPEGVPDFVSSSFELITPTAAIGVLFIVIRAITDSLSGGVLLPQVIMDVLAPAIGSLDSLWIIYIVLVLRLVFWFFGIHSAVLSPILSPIAVQYLSENIAAHEAGQPLQHVITNGTLSAFANFSGSGVTIGLVLAMLISKSLRYKKVGAVALLPSLFGINEPVLFGVPIILNPVLMIPFIFGGALVGMFPMICMKLGLLNYPLFDPPYVPVFMEGFLTGFDWRAIVIQVIQVAMSFGLYLSFFKVLEKQELEREALLEAEKSSSVISDDDEQYLTDIDF is encoded by the coding sequence ATGGAAAATCCAAAGAAACAGGGTACCTTTGAAAAGGTTGAAGGGTTCATACGGAAAACATTGGTGCCGATCGCTAATAAAGTGGATAGCAATCCCTATTTGACAGCGATCAAAAAAGGGATGGTCGTGATGACCCCGGTGCTGTTGTTAGGGTCGATCGCAGCTATTTTTCCATCGATCCCTGAGTTTATCAAGACACAGGCGGTCGCGAATTGGTTTGAGAATTATGGGTATATTTTTGGAATCATCTCTAAAGTTTCCTTAGGCTTGGTCGGCTTGTATGCCGTGTTGGCCATTTCGTATTTCTTGAGTGAACATTATAAGCTGTACACGGTGGGTTCCATGATGCTTTCTGCAATCGCCTTTCTGATCGTCGCCATGGATGTCGATGACAACGGCAATATCGTCGCTGCGTATCTCGATTCAAAAGGCTTGTTCACCGCTATTTTTGTCGCTATTATTTCGGTAAAATTGTATCAATTCTTCACGAAGCATAAATTGGTGATCAAGATGCCTGAAGGGGTGCCGGATTTTGTTTCCAGTTCCTTTGAATTGATCACCCCAACCGCAGCCATCGGGGTCTTGTTCATCGTGATCCGTGCCATCACAGACAGCTTGTCAGGCGGGGTTCTATTGCCGCAGGTCATCATGGATGTACTGGCACCAGCGATCGGCAGCCTAGATTCATTGTGGATCATCTATATCGTCTTGGTTCTACGTCTTGTGTTCTGGTTCTTCGGTATCCATTCTGCTGTATTGTCACCCATCCTATCACCGATCGCCGTACAATATCTGTCTGAAAACATCGCGGCTCACGAAGCGGGACAGCCTTTGCAGCACGTGATTACAAATGGAACGTTGTCGGCATTTGCGAACTTTTCTGGCTCAGGAGTCACGATCGGATTAGTCCTAGCGATGCTGATCAGCAAGTCCTTACGCTACAAAAAAGTCGGTGCGGTGGCGCTGTTGCCGTCGCTATTCGGAATCAACGAACCGGTCCTCTTTGGTGTACCGATCATCTTGAATCCAGTGTTAATGATCCCCTTCATCTTCGGTGGCGCACTGGTGGGAATGTTCCCGATGATCTGCATGAAATTAGGATTACTAAACTATCCGCTTTTTGACCCGCCGTATGTTCCTGTCTTTATGGAAGGCTTTTTAACAGGCTTTGACTGGCGCGCCATCGTGATCCAGGTGATCCAAGTAGCCATGTCCTTTGGCTTGTACCTGTCATTCTTTAAAGTCTTGGAAAAACAAGAATTGGAACGCGAAGCTTTATTAGAAGCGGAAAAATCAAGCTCTGTCATTTCAGATGACGACGAACAATATTTGACCGATATTGATTTCTAG
- a CDS encoding PTS sugar transporter subunit IIB, whose translation MKTLLVCAGGFSTTMMMESMKKVVKESKSLEESDYPMEAIGVDKLERYINDYDVILVGPQLSHKYDFIKGEAEKVDKPTVLLTSDIYGSMDGATVMKQALVAYRKNQAMKTQ comes from the coding sequence ATGAAGACATTATTAGTTTGTGCAGGAGGCTTTTCAACGACCATGATGATGGAATCGATGAAAAAAGTCGTCAAAGAATCAAAAAGCCTAGAGGAAAGTGATTACCCAATGGAAGCCATCGGGGTGGATAAATTGGAACGCTACATCAATGATTACGATGTGATTTTGGTTGGGCCGCAGTTGAGCCACAAATATGACTTCATCAAAGGCGAAGCAGAAAAAGTGGATAAGCCGACGGTGCTGTTGACTTCAGACATCTACGGGTCAATGGATGGCGCGACGGTCATGAAGCAGGCGTTGGTGGCGTACCGTAAAAACCAAGCAATGAAGACGCAATAG
- a CDS encoding PTS lactose/cellobiose transporter subunit IIA, whose amino-acid sequence MNEQEMDIFKIISAAGDSRGSAFEALRLARKGKFDEADAKMKEAKEKSIDAHDVQTKLITSEINGDKTETSLLMVHAQDHLMTSILARDLIEEMIGMLREQSEA is encoded by the coding sequence ATGAACGAACAAGAAATGGATATTTTTAAGATTATTTCTGCGGCAGGCGACTCTCGTGGGTCCGCGTTTGAAGCACTGCGCTTGGCTCGCAAAGGCAAATTTGACGAGGCGGATGCCAAGATGAAGGAAGCCAAAGAAAAAAGCATTGATGCACATGACGTACAGACGAAATTGATCACTAGTGAGATCAATGGCGACAAAACGGAGACCAGTCTGTTAATGGTCCATGCGCAGGATCACTTGATGACCAGTATTCTGGCGCGTGATCTGATTGAAGAAATGATCGGTATGTTACGGGAACAAAGTGAAGCATAG